The window GTGTGCCCGAGGTGGGCACCGAGCGGACCGTCAACCGGCAGGTCGAGCAGGCCAACATCATCGTGGGCTCCACCGGGATCTCGGCGACGGACGACCGGCGCTTCGCGCTGTCCGTGCTGAACGCCGTGCTGGGTGGTGGCATGTCGTCCCGCCTGTTCCAGGAGATCCGCGAGAAGCGGGGCCTGGCGTACTCCACGTACTCGTTCGCGTCCGCCCACGGCGGGCTCGGCACGTTCGGCCTGTACGCGGGCTGCGCGGCGGCCAAGGCGGACCAGGTCACGGCGCTGCTCGTCGAGGAGCTGGAGAAGCTCGCGAACGACGGGATCACCGAGGCCGAGCTCAAGCGGTCCATCGGACAGCTCTCCGGCGGTACCGTGCTCGGGCTGGAGGACTCCGGATCGCGGATGAGCCGGCTCGGCAAGGCCGAGCTCGTGTACGGCGACCTGCTGTCCCTGGCCGAGTCGCTCGAGCGCATCCAGGCGGTCACGTCGGCAGAGGTCCAGACCCTGGCCCAGGACCTGGCCGGCCGCCCCGCTCGGTGATCCGCGTAGGCCCGTTCGAGAACTAGGGTGATTGATCGTGAGTGACATCAAGGTGGCCGTGCTCGGCGCGGCCGGGCGCATGGGCAGGCAGACGTGCGCGGCGGTCGAGGCCGCTGACGGCCTGCAGCTGGTCGCCCGGCTGGACGCCGGCGACAAGGTCTCGGCCGAGACCCTCGCGGGGGCCGACGTCGCCGTCGACTTCACCGTCCCGGCCGTCACCGAGGCCAACATCCATGCGGTGCTGGACGCGGGGGTGCACGCGGTAGTGGGCACCACCGGCTGGGACGACGACGCCCGTGCCCGCGTCACCGCGCACCTCGCGGAGCTGTCCCCCCGAGGCTCCGGCGGCAAGGAGTCGCTGGGTGTGCTCATCGCCCCGAACTTCGGGCTGTCGGCGGTGCTGGCCATGACGTTCGCCGCGAAGGCCGCGCGCTACTTCGAGTCCGCCGAGGTCATCGAGCTGCACCACCCGAACAAGGTGGACGCGCCGTCCGGCACAGCGCAGCACACCGCCGCGGCGATCGCCGCGGCTCGCGCCGAGGCCGGGCTCGGCCGGTCGCCCGACGCCACCGAGGCGGGCTGGGAGGCGCGGGGCGCCGACGTCGACGGCGTGCGGGTGCACGCCGTGCGGCTGCGCGGGCTCGTGGCGCACGAGGAGATCCTCTTCGGCAACGAGGGCGAGCAGCTGATCATCCGGCAGGACTCGTTCGACCGGGCCTCGTTCATGCCCGGTGTGCTGCTCGCGATCCGCTCCGTCGTGTCGCGGCCCGGGCTGACCGTCGGGCTCGAGCACGTGCTGGACCTGTCGTGAGCGAGCCGGGGCCCGACCGCCCGGCCACGCCGTCGCCGTCGTCGACCTGGAAGCCGGCCAAGGGGCTGACGGGCGCCATCGCCGTGACGATGCTGCTCGCGCTGTACGTGTGGCAGATCGCGGGGCGCGGAATCTCGATGATCGGTACGGGCGAGCCGGTGCTGATCGCCATCGGCGCGGGCGTGCTCGTCATCCCGCTGCTGGTCATCGGCCTGATCGCGCGCGAGTACTGGCTGGCGGCGACGGTCCAGTCCATGGCGGACACGCTGTTCGCCGAGGGGAACCTTCCCGTGGACGACCTGCCGCGCTCGCCCGGCGGGCGCATCGACCGGGCGGCCGCTGACGAGGCGTTCGAGCCGTACCGGGTGGCCGTCGAGGCGGCCCCTGAGGACTGGCGCGCCTGGTACCACCTGGCGTTCGGCTACGACGCCTCGGGCGACCGCCGTCGCGCCCGCGAGTCCCTCCGCAAGGCCGCAACCCTCTACCGAACCAGCCCCCGCCCGTAGCCGGGCCCCGAACACACCTTTGAGTCCTAGGTTTCTCCGCTTTGAGGCGCCTCAAAGCGGAGAAACCTAGGACTCAAAGGGGAGTTGTGGCCGGGTCGGCCCGGTCAGTCGGTGAGGCTGGTCCAGCAGTAGAGGCCGTGGCCCGAATCCGCCGCGCGGACGGCTAGCGCGGCGAGCGGTAGCAGCGCGGCCGCGAGATTGCCCGGAGGGATGGCAGGCGCCCCGACGGAGGACCACGCGCGGGCTGCCTCGGCCAGGCGGGTGGGGCCGGCCGAGGCGAGATCGTCGGCGAGCGTCTGGGAGACCGTCACGATCCACGGACCCTCGTCGCCGCCGCTGGAGACGAGCGTCCCGTGCCGGGGGTGCGCGGTGACCTCACCGTAGGGCCTCCCGGACAGCACGCCCGCGAGCCCGCCGAGCATCACGAACGGGTCGACGGACGGCACCGCCACGGCGTCGAACCGCGGCAGGTCGGTGCCCTGGTCGGGCTCGGACGGCCCGCCGGGCGTGTGGAGCGCCGTCGCAGCCACCTCATCGGTAGGTGCGGCGAAGTACTCCGTGCGTATCCCCATGACGCCGATGGTCGCAAGGCCGTGTCACGGGACTGTCACGTGGGCGTGAAACCTGGAGTTTGCCTCGTGGTCCCGCCATTTCGGCGCCGCGGGCCCCGATCGGTGTCAGATCCCGGCGGACCAGCGGTGCTCGATGACCTCGCGGACGCCCGTCGCGAGCGTGCGGCTGCGGCCGTCCTCGCCGAGCCCGCTGGCCTCCAGGAACGCGGCGCGCGCGGCGTCGTCGGCCAGGGCCCAGGTCGTGACGGTGTCGGAGCCGTCCGAGCGGAGGCGGTCGACGGCGGCGGCCAGCAGACGCGACCCGTGCCCCGCGCGCTGCGACTCGGGCAGGACCTCCAGCGACAGCACCTGACCGGGGGAGACGGCGGCGAACCCGACGACGTCGGGCCCGTCGAGCGCGACCAGCACCGCAAAACCGGGACCGGGCGGCGACGTGATCGCGGACGACCAGCGTTCCTGCATGGCCGGGACGTCGAGCGCGTCGATGACACCCTCGCCGAGGACCCCGGTGGAGCGCCAGGAGGCGACCTGCACGGCGGTCACGGCGGACTCGTCACCGACGACGGCGGGACGGACGGACACGTCGGCAGTCTCACTGAACAGGGCCACCCGGCCACCCTAGCTGCCCGCTACAGCGCCACGTACACCGTCTCCTGGTACTCCTCGATGCCCGCCTCGCCGCCCTCGCGGCCCAGGCCGGAGGACTTCACGCCGCCGAACGGCGCGCTCGCGTCGGACACCAGGCCGCGGTTGATGCCGATCATCCCGGCCTCGATGTCGTCCATCGCGCGCTGCGCCCGGGCCAGCGACGTCGTGTACGCGTAGGCGGCCAGGCCGAACGGGGTGCCGTTGGCCAGCTCGTACGCCTCGTCGTCGGACCCGAAGGCCACGATCGGGGCGACCGGACCGAAGATCTCCTCGGTGACGATCCGCGCGTCCCCGCTGATGCCGGTGAGCACCGTGGGCCGGAAGAAGTGGCCCGGGCCGTCGAGCCGGGAGCCGCCGGTGAGGACCTGGGCGCCGTCCGCGACGGCGTCGTCCACCAGGGCGGAGACCTTCTGCACGGCGGCCTCGTTGATGAGCGGGCCCACGTCGGCGCCCGGCCGGGTGCCGGGTGCGGTCACCTTCGCGCCGACGGCTGTGGCGAGCTTCTCGGCGAAGGTGCGCGCCACGGCGTCGTGCACCAGGAACCGGTTGGCCGCCACGCAGGACTGGCCGGAGTTGCGCAGCTTCGCGACCAGCGCGCCCTGGACTGCCGCGTCGAGGTCGGCGTCCTCGAACACGATGAACGGTGCGTTGCCGCCCAGCTCCATCGAGCTGCGCAGCACGTTCTTGGCGGCGTGGGCCAGCAGCACCTGGCCCACGCGGGTGGAGCCGGTGAACGAGACCTTGCGCAGGCGGGGATCCTCGAACAGCGGCTCGGTGACGGGGCCTGCGTGCGTGGTGGGGAGCACGTTGACGATGCCCGTCGGCAGCCCGCGCCGCTCGGCCTCGGAGCGGATGATCTCGGCGAGCAGGAGCGTGGTCAGCGGGGTCAGCTCGGACGGCTTGACCACCACCGTGCACCCGGCGGCCAGCGCCGGGGCGATCTTGCGGGTCGCCATGGCGATGGGAAAGTTCCAGGGCGTGATGAGCAGGGCCGGCCCTACGGCCGGCGACTGACGTACTGCTTGTTGCCGCCCGACGGCGCCGTGCGCACCAGTCCGTCGGCGCGCACCGCCTGCTCGGCGAACCAGCGCAGGAACTCGGCGCCGTAGACGACCTCGGCCCGCGCCTCGGCCAGGGGCTTGCCGGCCTCGGCCGTGATGAGTGCGGCGATGTCGTCGGCGCGGGCGACGAGGCGGTCGAAGACGCCACGCAGCAGCTCGGAGCGTTCCCGCGGCGCCACGGCGCGCCAGGCGGGAGCTGCCGCGTGCGCGGCGTCGAGGGCGCGCACGGCGTCGGCGGGTGTGGCGTCGGAGACGTCGAAGATGGGCTCGGCGGTCGCCGGGTCGGTGACCTCGAACGTGGCGCCGTCCGCGGCAGGGCCCCAGTGCCCGGCGACCAGGAGGCCGGTGGGCAGGTGTGCCACGAGTGCTGGGGAGAGCGTCGTCGCCGTCATAATCCGAGTATCCACAGCCGCGCAAGCCGCTCGGGGGTCTCTCGGGAACCGCGTATCGTCTGGCCCACGCCCGCGAAACGGAGGATCACCATGACCGTGACTGCCGACCTGTACGACGAGCACGGCGAGGCACTGGCCTCGCTCCCGGTCCAGCTGCGCGACTTCGGTGGGGTGCGCGCCTTCTCGGGGCCCGTGCGTACCGTGCGCTGCCACGAGGACAACGCCCTGATCAAGGCGCTGACGCAGACGCCGGGCGAGGGTGCGGTACTCGTGGTGGACGGCGGTGGCTCGCTGCGTACCGCCCTGATGGGCGACCTCATCGCCGCCGCCGCCGTCGAGAACGGCTGGGCCGGCGCGATCATCTACGGGGCGATCCGCGACTCGGTGGCGATCGGCGGGCTGCAGCTCGGCGTGAAGGCGCTGGGCACCAACCCGCGCAAGTCGGCGAAGGCGGGCACGGGCGTGGTGGACGAGCCGGTCGAGATCGGCGGCGTTGTGTTCCGCCCCGGAGCCACGGTGTACGCCGACGAGGACGGTGTGCTGGTCGAGCGATGACCCGCTCGGCGGGTCGGTGGGCACCAAGACCGCTGACCGGGCGGTAAACGGTACGGTAGAGCCATGGTTCTTCCCACTGATCCCGCGCGCCCGTTCGGCGCGGTCCTGACTGCGATGGTCACCCCGATGACGCCCGACGGGGCCGTCGACCTGAAGGCAGCGGTCAAGCTGGCGAAGAAGCTGGTCGACGACGGCAACGACGGCCTCGTCCTGTCCGGCACCACCGGTGAGTCGCCGGTCACGCACACGCCCGAGAAGGAAGAGCTCGTCGCCGCGGTCGTCGAGGCAGTGGGCCACCGCGCCGCCGTCGTGGCCAGCGCCGGCTCGAACGACACCGTGCACGCGATCCGCATGGCCGAGCAGGCCGCGGAGGCCGGTGCGGACGGCCTGCTCGTTGTGTCGCCGTACTACTCGCGGCCCAGCCAGGAGGGCCTGTTCCAGCACTTCACGGCCGTCGCGGACGCGACCGACCTGCCCGTGATGCTGTACGACGTCCCCGGCCGCACCGTGGTGCGCATCGCGCCCGAGACCTACCTGCGTCTGGCCGAGCACCCGCGGATCATCGCGAACAAGGACGCCACGGGCGACGTCTACGCCGCCACCAAGCTGATCCCCGCGACCGGCCTCGCCTGGTACTCCGGCGACGACGGGCTGCTGCTGCCGTTCCTGAGTGTTGGCGGTGCGGGTATTGTGTCTGTGTCGGCCCACCTGGTCGGCGCACACTTCGCGGAGACGGTCCGCCGGTTCGACGCCGGCGACATCGCCGGAGCGATCGAGGTCTTCCGCACCACTACTGGCGTCGTCGACGCGATGAACGGCGCGGGCGCCCAGGCCGTCATGGTCAAGGCGGCGCTCGAGATCCTCGGCGTCACGGACAACCGGTTCCTCCGGCTGCCGAACGTCGCTGCATCGGACGACGAGGTGGTCGCCCTGCGCGCGGTACTGGCCGAGGCCGGTCTGCTGCGCGACGACCAGCCCGCACACCAGCCCGAGGTGAGCGTGCTCGCGGAGGCGAGCACCGCCGTCGGGCTTTGAAACTTTTCTGTTGGAACGAGGCCTTGGAGGCCACGTGAGTCATCCTCACCCTGAACTATCCCTGCCCCCCGCACTGCCTGAAGGCGGACTGCGTGTGGTCGCCCTCGGCGGCCTGGGCGAGGTGGGACGCAACATGGCGGTCCTGGAGCATGCCGGAAAGCTGCTCATCATCGACTGCGGAGTCCTCTTCCCGGAGGACAACCAGCCCGGCGTGGACCTGATCCTGCCGGACTTCGACTACATCAAGGACCGCCTCGACGACATCGAGGCGGTAGTGCTGACGCACGGCCACGAGGACCACATCGGTGCCGTGCCGTATCTGCTGCGGCTCCGCAAGGACATCCCGCTGGTCGGCTCGCGCCTGACGCTCGCCTTCATCGAGGCGAAGCTCAAGGAGCACCGCATCAAGCCCTACACCCTTGAGGTGAAGGAGGGGCAGCGCGAGAAGCTCGGCGTCTTCGACTGCGAGTTCGTCGCGGTCAACCACTCCATCCCGGACGCGCTCGCCGTGGCCGTCACCACCGCCGCAGGCACCCTGCTGCACACCGGTGACTTCAAGATGGACCAGCTGCCGCTCGACGGCCGCATCACCGACCTGCGCGCCTTCGCCCGCCTCGGCGAGAAGGGCGTCGACCTCTTCATGGTCGACTCCACCAACGCCGAGGTGCCGGGCTTCGTGACGCCCGAGGTCGAGATCGGCCCGGTGCTGGACAACGTGTTCGCGCACGCGGACAAGCGGATCATCGTCGCGTCGTTCTCGTCGCACGTGCACCGCGTGCAGCAGGTGCTGCGCGCCGCGCACGCCCACGGCCGGCGCGTCGCCCTCGTGGGCCGCTCCATGGTGCGCAACATGGGCATCGCCGCCGAGCTCGGCTACCTCGACGTGCCGCCGGGCGTGCTGATCGACCTGAGGAAGGCCGACTCGCTGCCCGACGACCAGATCGTCTACATGTCCACCGGCTCCCAGGGCGAGCCGATGGCGGCGCTGTCGCGCATGGCCAACGGCGACCACAAGGTGCAGGTCGAGACCGGCGACACCGTGATCCTGGCCTCGTCCCTCATCCCGGGCAACGAGAACGCCGTGTTCCGCATCATCAACGGCCTCACCCGCCTCGGCGCACGCGTCGTGCACGGCGGCAACGCCAAGGTGCACGTCTCCGGGCACGCCTCGGCCGGCGAGCTCATGTACTGCTACAACATCCTCAAGCCCAAGAACGTCATGCCGGTGCACGGCGAGGTGCGCCACCTCGTCGCCAACGGGGCTCTCGCGGTCCGGACCGGCGTGCCGGCCGACCGCGTGGTGCTCGCCGAGGACGGCGTGGTCGTGGACCTCGTGGACGGCAAGGCCTCAGTGGTCGGCGCCGTGCCCTGCGGGTACGTGTACGTCGACGGCTCGTCGGTCGGCGAGATCACCGACGCCGAGCTCAAGGACCGCGTGGTCCTGGGCCAGGAGGGCTTCGTGTCCGTCTTTGCGGTGATCGACACCGCCACGGGCAAGGTGCTCGCACCGCCGCAGGTGCTGGCCCGCGGTATGGCCGAGGATGCCTCGGTGTTCGACAAGGTGATGCCGGAGGTCACCGCGGCGCTCGAGAGCGCGATCGCGGGCGGGGCCACGGACACGCACCAGCTCCAGCAGATCATGCGCCGCACCATCGGGCGCTACGTGGCGACGCGGCTGCGCCGCAAGCCGATGATCGTCCCGGTCGTCGTCGAGGCGTGACCCGGAGCGCAGCGACCCGAGAGGTCGAGGCGTAGGGACAGCGGGAGAGCATTACTCCCCGGGCGGGGTAACGCTGAGGTAGCACTGCTCCCTCAGCGTTACCCCGCCCGTTGTCATGCCTCGGGAGCGTCCCCAGGAAAGTGCCGTCCGTGTACGAGCCGTGAGAGTCGCGGGGTTCACCCGTGGCTGGTGGTTGCCGGGAATTGCAGGGTGAGTACGGTAGCGGGAACACACCGGAGGCAGTTGATGTCCGATCCGCGCAGTCCCCGCCAGAACGGCGGTTTGCCCTGGGGGAGTCCCGACCCGCAACCAGGCCCTGAGCCGTACCCGGAGCCGCTGGGTAGCCCGGCGCACCCCCAGTCCCCGTACGCCTCGTCGCCCGACGCCGAGCACCCCGCGCGGCCGGAGCGCGCCCACGCGCGCCAGCGCCGCCGTCGGCCCGGTACGCCGCTGCCCGAACCCCCGGCCGGGCTGGGCGTCGGGGTAGTCGTGGCCGCGGGCTGCCTGCTCTTCGTCGAGCTGGCTGAGCTCGCGATCCTGCTCGTCACCGGGACCGAGCGCGAGGCCGGCGGGTTCGGCCTGGGCGCCGGGTTCGACTTCAACGGCGGCATCGCGACCGCGGTGTTCGCGCTCGGGGCCTATCTGGCCACCTGCGCCTGGCTCCACGCCGGCCGCCGGTTCGCCGAGGCGGCGAACCCCAGGGCGCGGTTCGCGCGCGGGCGGGCCTGGATCTGGCTTGGCTGGTGGGTGCCGGTGGTCTCCCTCTGGTTCCCCTACCAGGTGGTCCGGGACATCCGCGACGCGGTGGTGCCCGACGGCGCGCGCCGCGTCAGCCTCAGCCTGTGGTGGCCGTTCTGGCTCCTGGCGAGCTTGCGCCTCTACTCGCTGAGCCCTGGTCCGGGTGAGCTGATCGTCCGCGCTGTCGCGGCGGCGGCGCTGGTCGTCGCGTTCGTCCACTGGATCCGGATCGTCCGGGAGATCACGCGGGCCCAGGAGAAGCTGGCCGGACTCGGCTGATCCCGGCGGGACGCCGCCAGGGGTCAGTGGGTCAGCGAGCCAGGAGCGCGGCGCCCACCGCACCCGCGGCCCGGTCGAACGCCGCCTCCCGCCCGTCGGCGTCGCCGGGCAGGAGGCCTGCGAGCTCGAGCGACACGAGCCCGTGCACCAGACCCCACAGCCCGACGGCGACGTCCAGCACGTGCGCGGCCGGCACGCCGTCGAGCACCCGGGCTACCGCGTCGTGCAGCACCCGGAACGTGGCGCGGTTGACCGCGGACGCCGGGTCGCTGCCGGCGGGCGCCACGCCGCGGTAGAACATGACGCGGTAGAAGTGCGGGTCGGCCAGGGCGAATCTCCGGTAGGCGCCGCTGAGGGCACGCAGGTCCGCCGCCGGTTCGTCGCTCTGCCCGACGGCGGCGAGGTGGTCCGCGAACCGCCGGAAGCCCTCGTCGCTCACCGCCTCGACCAGCGCCTCGCGCGAGCCGAACAGCGCGTAGACCGCGGACGCGCTCGTCCCGGCCTCGGCGGCGACCTTGCGCACGGTGACGGCGGCCTCGCCGTCGGACGAGATGAGCCGGGACGCGACCTCGAAGAGCCGGGTGCGCAGGGCGTCGTCGTGCAGTCTCGGTCGAGCCATGGGGTGAGTCTAAAGCCTTGACGGGAGTTTGCGAACGCTGTTTGATAACAGTGTTACAAAACAACCCCCCAAGGAGGACGTCGTGCTCGAGCTCTCGGACCCGGCCCGCATCACCGCGGGCATAGTGCTGCTGACCATCGTCGGCATCGAGTCGGGCGGGTTCTTCCTGCTCAAGGTCTTCGGTGGCAAGGTCGCGACGACCGACCTGCAGAAGAGCTTCTACCGCGCCGGCCATGCCCACGCGGGCGTGCTGGTGATCCTCGGCCTGCTCTGCGTGCTGCTGGCAGAGGCCACGAGCCTGACCGGGTTCCCGCGCTGGCTCGCCGCCACCGGCGTGCTGTACGCGGCGATCCTCATGCCGGCGGGGTTCTTCTTCTCCGCGATGGGGGAGGGGCGCACCACCCCGAACCGCGCGGTGGTGCTGCTCCCGATCGGCGCGGCGGCCCTGGCCGTGGGCGTGGTGACGCTGGCGATCGGGCTGCTCCTGAGCTGAGCCCGAAGCGGAACCGCAGGCTCAGGTCATACCGATGGAGCCTGAGGACACACCGCGAGGGGTCCTGGGCCGGGCCGTCGGCGGCGGATACGGTTGCGACATCATGGCGACCCGCACGTCGGCCCGGCGAGGTTCCGGGAAGGGATCCGGGCAGGGCGCGAAGAGCGCCAAGCCCAAGGCTGCCGCGTCGAAACGATCGACGCAGCGTCGCGGGGCTGCCCGCCCGGCGAGGCAGGCGGCGTCCGTACCGGGGCGTCCGCCGTGGCCGGTCCGGGCGATCCGCGGCCTGTGGATGGGCATGGCGCACGCCGTCGGCGGCGCCACCCGTGCCGCAGGCCCGCGGACGGCGACCGACCCGACCGGCGGGGGCGCGCCGAACGCGGAACAGCAGGGAGGGCACGAACTGGAACCGGACCACCGGCGCGACGGCGTCGGCTTCGCACTGCTCGCCGTGGCGGTCATCGTCGCCGCACGCGAGTGGTGGGGCATCGACGGCGCCTTCGGCGACGGTGTGCACGCCGTGGTCGCGGGCACGTTCGGCATCGCGGGAGTCGCGCTGCCGGTGCTGCTGATCTGGCTCGCCTTCCGCGTCATGCGCCATCCCGAGCGGGCCCAGCAGAACGGCCGGGTGGCCATCGGGCTCAGCTTCCTGGTGGTCGCCACCTGCTCGCTGGTGCACATCAGCGCCGACCTGCCCTCGCCGGCCAACGGCTTCACCCCCGTGCAGAACGCCGGTGGCGTGATCGGGTTCCTCTTCGCGACCCCGGTGGTCACCGGCCTGACGCAGTGGTTCGCGATCCCGCTGTACGTCCTGGCGGCGTTCTTCGGCATCCTGATCGTCACGGCGACGCCGGTGCACCGGATCCCCGCGCGGCTGCGCGGCCTGTACGACCGGCTGACCGGCAACCACCGCGCGGCCGACGCCGTAGGCGAGGACGGGCTCGCCCTGGCCGACGGCGTCTCGGCGCACGACGGAACCTCCGGGCCGGCCAAGCGCAAGCGCCGGACCAAGCAGGAGATCGCCGCCGAGAAGGAGCGCCTGGCCGGGTTCGTGGGCGACGAGGCCTTCGAGAAGGCCGCCGAGATCGAGGCCGCCGAGCGTGCCGCCAAGGCCGGCAAGCTCACCACGCAACGCATCCCGACCAACGAGTCCGCCGGCAAGGTCACGGGCGCCCCCGCCATCGGCCCCGGGGTCCTCGGACCCGACGGCGAGCGGGCGACGTCGGGCACCAAGGCTGACGGGCCCAGGCCGCCGAAGGCGGGCGAACCCATGCCGCGGGGTGTGCAGCCCATGCTGGAAGGCGACACCGTCTACCTGCTGCCTGACGAGGACCTGCTGGTCGCTGGGCCGCCGCACAAGGCGCGGTCCGCCGCGAACGACCGGGTGGTCGAGTCGCTGACCGGCGTGTTCGAGCAGTTCGGCGTCGACGCCAAGGTCACCGGCTTCAGCCGTGGCCCGACGGTGACCCGGTACGAGGTCGAGGTGGGCGCCAAGACCAAGGTCGAGCGGATCACGTCGCTGTCCAACAACATCGCCTATGCGGTGGCGAGCGCCGACGTGCGGATCCTGTCGCCCATCCCGGGCAAGTCCGCGATCGGCATCGAGATCCCCAACTCGGACCGCGAGACCGTCGTGCTGGGCGACGTGCTGCGCTCGGGCGCCGCGCGGCGCACCGAGCACGCCATGGTGATGGGCGTCGGCAAGGACGTCGAGGGCGGCTACGTCGTCGCGAACCTCGCGAAGATGCCACACATCCTCGTGGCCGGTGCCACCGGCGCCGGAAAGTCGAGCTTCATCAACTCGATGATCACCTCGATCCTGATGCGGTCCACACCCGAGCAGGTGCGCCTCATCCTGGTTGACCCCAAGCGGGTCGAGCTCACCGTCTACGAGGGCATACCGCACCTCATCACGCCCATCATCACCAGCCCCAAGAAGGCCGCGGAGGCCCTCGACTGGGTGGTGCGCGAGATGGACGCGCGGTACGACGACCTGGCGCTGTTCGGCTACAAGCACATCGACGACTTCAACGCCGCCGTCCGGGCCGGCAAGGTCAAGCCGCTGCCCGGTTCCGACCGCAAGATCGCGCCCTACCCGTACCTGCTCGTGGTCGTCGACGAGCTCGCGGACCTCATGATGGTCGCCCCGCGCGACGTCGAGGCCTCGATCCAGCGCATCACCCAGCTCGCGCGCGCCGCAGGCATCCACCTGGTGCTGGCCACGCAGCGACCGTCGGTCGACGTCGTGACCGGCCTGATCAAGGCGAACGTGCCGTCCCGGCTCGCCTTCGCGACGTCGTCCGTGACCGACTCGCGCGTGGTGCTCGACCAGCCGGGCGCCGAGAAGCTCATCGGCCAGGGCGACGCGCTGTTCCTGCCCATGGGTGCGGCCAAGCCGATCCGGGTGCAGGGTGCCTGGGTCACCGAGTCTGAGGTGCACCAGGTCGTCGAGCACGTCAAGAGCCAGCTCAAGCCCGTGTACCGCGAGGACGTCGCCGCGCCCGCCGCGGCCAAGAAGCAGGTCGACGAGGACATCGGCGACGACCTCGACCTGCTGCTGCAGGCCACCGAGCTTGTGGTCACCACCCAGTTCGGCTCCACCTCCATGCTGCAGCGCAAGCTCCGCGTGGGCTTCGCAAAGGCGGGGCGGCTCATGGACCTGCTGGAGTCGCGGGAGATCGTGGGGCCCTCAGAGGGCTCCAAGGCACGCGACGTGCTGGTCCTCGCCGACGAGCTGCCTTCGGCGCTCGCGCTGATCCGCGGGGAGCAGCCGGCGCAGGGTGTCTTCGACCAGGTGACGCCCGACGACGACGGCGACGGCGCCCGCTACGCCGAGGACGACCAGTACGCCGAGGGGACGGACGGCCACATGCCGCCCGTCGCCACGGACTACCACGACGACGCCGAAGCGGTGCGCTGACCGCTCTCGTCAGCCCTCGACCATGCCCGCGGCGATAGATACCGCTAGCGGGCGGGGGGCGAGCCGGGACGCCAGCGACAGCAGCCGGTTGCGCAGGCCGGAGATCACGTACGCCGGCGTGCGGGCGCCGTCCAGGGCGCGGAACGCCGTGGCGACCACCTGAGCGGGGGTCTCCTTCGGCCCGAAGGCCTCGCCGTCGGTGCCTGCCACGTCGAAGAACTCGGTCCGGGTGGGCCCCGGGCACAGGGCCGTGACCCGCAGGCTGGTGCCGCGCAGCTCGTAGGCGAGCGCCTCGGTGAAGTTGAGCACGAACGTCTTGGTCGCCCCGTACACGGCCATGCCCGGGGTGGGCTGGAACGCGCTCGTGCTGGCGACGTTCACGAGGAACCCGCGGCCCGAGCCGGTCAGCTGCGGCAGGAGCGCGTGCGTGAGCTCCACCAGCACTGCCACGTTGAGGCGCACCTCGTCCGCGATCCGTGCCGGGTCGGCGTCGAGCAGCGGCCCGTGGGTCGCGAACCCGGCGTTGTTGACGAGCGAGTCCACGGTGATGTTCCGCTCGTCCAGGAAGGTGCGCAGGCGGCCGACGGCGTCGGCGTCGGTCAGGTCCAGGGCGAGCGGGTGTGCGGTCACGCCGTACTCGGCGGCCAGGGCGTCCGCGAGCTCGGTGAGGCGGTCGATCCGGCGTGCGACGAGCACGAGGTCCGAGCCGCGTGCGGCCAGCGTACGAGCGAAGGCGGTGCCGATGCCGGAGCTGGCACCGGTCACGACAGTAGTGGTGCCGGTGAGGTCCAGAGCCATGATCTCTCCTGATGTAGTCGGTGACAACATAGTGCGCTCTGCACGGGATGTTGTCAACGCCAACATTGAGCTAGACTCGCGGCATGACGCCGTCGGACTACCACCGCCAGAACCTGCGCGGCACGCTCCTGGAGCTGGCCGAGCAGACGGTCCG is drawn from Promicromonospora sp. Populi and contains these coding sequences:
- a CDS encoding TetR/AcrR family transcriptional regulator, encoding MARPRLHDDALRTRLFEVASRLISSDGEAAVTVRKVAAEAGTSASAVYALFGSREALVEAVSDEGFRRFADHLAAVGQSDEPAADLRALSGAYRRFALADPHFYRVMFYRGVAPAGSDPASAVNRATFRVLHDAVARVLDGVPAAHVLDVAVGLWGLVHGLVSLELAGLLPGDADGREAAFDRAAGAVGAALLAR
- a CDS encoding SDR family NAD(P)-dependent oxidoreductase, which encodes MALDLTGTTTVVTGASSGIGTAFARTLAARGSDLVLVARRIDRLTELADALAAEYGVTAHPLALDLTDADAVGRLRTFLDERNITVDSLVNNAGFATHGPLLDADPARIADEVRLNVAVLVELTHALLPQLTGSGRGFLVNVASTSAFQPTPGMAVYGATKTFVLNFTEALAYELRGTSLRVTALCPGPTRTEFFDVAGTDGEAFGPKETPAQVVATAFRALDGARTPAYVISGLRNRLLSLASRLAPRPLAVSIAAGMVEG
- a CDS encoding DNA translocase FtsK 4TM domain-containing protein; this encodes MAHAVGGATRAAGPRTATDPTGGGAPNAEQQGGHELEPDHRRDGVGFALLAVAVIVAAREWWGIDGAFGDGVHAVVAGTFGIAGVALPVLLIWLAFRVMRHPERAQQNGRVAIGLSFLVVATCSLVHISADLPSPANGFTPVQNAGGVIGFLFATPVVTGLTQWFAIPLYVLAAFFGILIVTATPVHRIPARLRGLYDRLTGNHRAADAVGEDGLALADGVSAHDGTSGPAKRKRRTKQEIAAEKERLAGFVGDEAFEKAAEIEAAERAAKAGKLTTQRIPTNESAGKVTGAPAIGPGVLGPDGERATSGTKADGPRPPKAGEPMPRGVQPMLEGDTVYLLPDEDLLVAGPPHKARSAANDRVVESLTGVFEQFGVDAKVTGFSRGPTVTRYEVEVGAKTKVERITSLSNNIAYAVASADVRILSPIPGKSAIGIEIPNSDRETVVLGDVLRSGAARRTEHAMVMGVGKDVEGGYVVANLAKMPHILVAGATGAGKSSFINSMITSILMRSTPEQVRLILVDPKRVELTVYEGIPHLITPIITSPKKAAEALDWVVREMDARYDDLALFGYKHIDDFNAAVRAGKVKPLPGSDRKIAPYPYLLVVVDELADLMMVAPRDVEASIQRITQLARAAGIHLVLATQRPSVDVVTGLIKANVPSRLAFATSSVTDSRVVLDQPGAEKLIGQGDALFLPMGAAKPIRVQGAWVTESEVHQVVEHVKSQLKPVYREDVAAPAAAKKQVDEDIGDDLDLLLQATELVVTTQFGSTSMLQRKLRVGFAKAGRLMDLLESREIVGPSEGSKARDVLVLADELPSALALIRGEQPAQGVFDQVTPDDDGDGARYAEDDQYAEGTDGHMPPVATDYHDDAEAVR